One Fuerstiella marisgermanici DNA window includes the following coding sequences:
- a CDS encoding nucleoside permease, with protein MTDETNSPTAAPAASSTPVPDVSGGGIVTRLSIMMFLQFFAWGTWFATLSAAMASAQLGDFIGGAYASAPIAAIVAPLFLGLIADRLFPSEKVFGVLMLVGGLILLAVPGVAEGGAENGDLLVWLILGHLLCYMPTLGLGNTIAFTHIPSQEHFPKIRVWGTIGWIVAGLTVGILGWSDKFEIFWLGAGSSLLLGVFCFMLPNTPPPLKGEPMNLRSLFMVDAFKLLGDFNFLIFAVCSTLICVPLAYYYGMTGSYLTQTGFTQAAATMTIGQMSEIIFMLLIPFFFRKLGLKIMIMVGMACWVIRYALFAYGAPDQVTWMLLLAVALHGICYDFFFVTGFMYTDQKAPKAIRGQAQGLLVFLTQGVGMFFGYKIMAAGSWLGIDLGWKIGEYGEQVTKSPEYVAALAEARGEQADVGFVESLTQMFSRSLPEGLDQQLLAETMAQWKNFWLFPSIMAGIILVIFAITFWDKAKPPEDGTGSES; from the coding sequence ATGACTGACGAAACGAATTCGCCAACTGCCGCACCGGCGGCAAGTTCCACGCCTGTGCCGGACGTTTCGGGTGGCGGCATTGTGACGCGACTGTCCATCATGATGTTTCTGCAGTTCTTTGCGTGGGGCACCTGGTTCGCCACACTGTCTGCAGCGATGGCTTCGGCACAGCTAGGCGATTTCATTGGCGGAGCGTACGCGAGTGCTCCGATTGCCGCGATTGTTGCACCTCTGTTTTTGGGTTTGATTGCAGACCGGCTGTTTCCGTCAGAAAAAGTCTTCGGTGTGTTAATGCTGGTCGGAGGCCTGATTTTGCTGGCCGTGCCCGGTGTCGCGGAAGGTGGTGCAGAGAACGGCGACTTGTTGGTATGGCTGATTCTGGGCCATTTGTTGTGTTACATGCCAACTTTGGGGCTTGGAAACACGATCGCGTTCACTCATATCCCAAGTCAGGAACACTTTCCGAAGATTCGAGTTTGGGGGACGATCGGCTGGATCGTCGCGGGGCTGACGGTTGGCATTCTGGGTTGGTCTGACAAGTTCGAAATCTTTTGGCTGGGGGCCGGAAGCTCGCTGTTACTTGGCGTGTTCTGCTTCATGTTGCCCAACACACCGCCCCCGTTAAAGGGCGAGCCAATGAACCTTCGATCGCTGTTTATGGTGGACGCGTTTAAGCTGCTGGGCGACTTTAACTTTCTGATCTTCGCTGTGTGCTCGACCTTAATCTGCGTGCCGTTGGCCTATTACTATGGCATGACGGGCTCGTACCTGACTCAGACCGGCTTCACTCAGGCCGCCGCCACGATGACCATCGGGCAGATGTCAGAAATCATTTTCATGCTGTTGATCCCGTTCTTCTTCCGCAAGCTCGGACTGAAGATCATGATCATGGTCGGCATGGCCTGCTGGGTCATCCGTTATGCATTGTTTGCATACGGAGCTCCCGACCAGGTGACGTGGATGCTGCTGCTGGCCGTTGCTTTGCACGGCATCTGCTATGACTTCTTCTTCGTCACCGGGTTCATGTATACCGACCAAAAGGCACCGAAAGCGATTCGCGGCCAGGCTCAGGGGCTGCTCGTGTTTTTGACTCAGGGAGTCGGCATGTTCTTCGGCTACAAGATCATGGCCGCCGGAAGTTGGCTGGGCATCGACCTTGGGTGGAAAATTGGTGAGTACGGTGAACAGGTCACGAAATCGCCGGAATACGTTGCTGCGTTAGCGGAAGCCCGCGGTGAGCAGGCTGACGTTGGATTCGTGGAATCATTGACCCAGATGTTTTCGCGCAGCCTGCCGGAAGGCCTTGACCAACAACTGCTGGCCGAAACGATGGCTCAGTGGAAGAACTTCTGGTTGTTTCCATCCATCATGGCGGGCATCATTCTTGTGATCTTCGCCATCACATTCTGGGACAAAGCCAAGCCGCCAGAAGACGGTACTGGTTCAGAATCGTAG
- the selB gene encoding selenocysteine-specific translation elongation factor, whose product MTYTIVGVIGHIDHGKTTLVGALTGTDTDTHPEEKRRGITIDLGFASYRDGEHQFALIDAPGHQKYIGNLLAGVSGIDIGLLVVACDQGIQEQTLEHAAILQMLGVNNLVVALSRVDLVDDEVLAALKEELDVFLEDFGYRDVPKLAVSSVTGEGLDELKELLKQFAESCPARAIGDYFRMPVDRVFTMPGRGCVIAGTVWSGQIRVGDHLLLADNTVPVRVREIEAHGESLEESKVGHRTALNVTGVAAADVQRGDELIQPDVFLRSRHLLLEVKAFPDVQEIKCPATLQLHIAATACSARITGTRRLVPGQSAVVVVETEKLVVATFGQKCLFRLPYPVGTMGGGTVLASLGDETKRTRKLIELGEKIALADDAERLIAWTEFHGELTPTAAWCALQIGVPAADQEAIIEQALATKLIRRLPKSSRLVAESAIARIQQEVIAVLTQQAEANQDAWAVEEAIVHQLQGFGSADLINWVIRLLIETGQLVRLGNRIAVGSDQNSLSKKQQARMGQIMAVFEGNRSPPALKEIAEQLQIPLESVTSLSRFAIQAKLLIELDQGLLLASTVFQELCLELKELFSQQPELSVADIRDRWQVTRKHAIPFLEYCDQQRITLRNGNIRTAGDALS is encoded by the coding sequence ATGACCTACACGATCGTCGGAGTCATCGGTCACATTGACCACGGAAAAACAACTCTGGTCGGTGCCCTGACCGGAACAGACACCGACACTCACCCGGAAGAAAAGCGACGCGGCATCACCATCGATCTGGGCTTTGCGTCGTATCGTGACGGCGAACACCAGTTCGCATTAATCGATGCGCCCGGACACCAGAAGTACATCGGCAACCTGCTGGCCGGCGTTTCCGGAATCGACATCGGTCTGCTGGTGGTGGCCTGCGATCAGGGCATTCAGGAACAAACACTCGAACACGCCGCAATTTTGCAGATGCTGGGCGTCAACAACCTGGTGGTAGCGTTGTCGCGAGTTGATCTGGTCGACGATGAGGTGCTGGCCGCTTTGAAGGAAGAACTGGACGTCTTTCTGGAAGACTTCGGCTATCGCGACGTGCCCAAGCTTGCGGTGTCTTCTGTCACCGGTGAGGGGCTTGACGAACTGAAGGAGCTATTAAAGCAGTTCGCGGAAAGCTGTCCAGCGCGAGCGATCGGTGACTACTTTCGCATGCCGGTGGACCGAGTGTTCACGATGCCGGGGCGAGGCTGCGTGATTGCCGGTACGGTGTGGAGCGGACAGATTCGCGTGGGCGACCATCTTCTGCTGGCAGACAACACCGTGCCGGTGCGTGTGCGTGAGATCGAAGCGCATGGTGAATCGCTTGAAGAATCGAAGGTCGGTCATCGAACAGCGTTAAACGTCACCGGCGTCGCAGCAGCGGACGTTCAACGCGGTGACGAACTAATTCAACCGGACGTGTTTTTGAGATCGCGGCACTTGCTGCTGGAAGTGAAAGCGTTTCCTGACGTTCAGGAAATCAAATGTCCGGCAACGCTTCAACTGCACATTGCCGCAACGGCCTGCAGCGCCAGAATCACTGGAACTCGCCGCCTTGTCCCGGGCCAGTCGGCCGTCGTTGTTGTCGAAACAGAAAAGCTGGTCGTGGCAACGTTCGGTCAAAAGTGTTTATTTCGATTGCCGTATCCTGTCGGGACAATGGGCGGCGGCACTGTGCTGGCCTCGTTGGGCGACGAAACCAAGCGGACTCGCAAACTGATCGAACTGGGTGAAAAGATCGCGTTGGCCGATGACGCCGAACGGCTGATCGCGTGGACCGAATTCCACGGCGAATTAACGCCAACAGCCGCCTGGTGCGCTCTTCAGATCGGTGTGCCTGCGGCTGATCAGGAAGCGATCATCGAACAGGCTCTTGCGACAAAACTCATCCGACGACTACCGAAATCGTCGCGGCTGGTTGCGGAATCTGCGATTGCTCGAATTCAGCAGGAAGTCATCGCAGTGCTGACACAACAGGCCGAAGCAAATCAGGATGCCTGGGCCGTGGAAGAAGCAATCGTGCATCAGTTGCAGGGCTTCGGTTCGGCCGATCTGATCAATTGGGTAATTCGATTGCTGATCGAAACTGGCCAGCTGGTCAGGCTGGGAAACAGGATCGCGGTGGGTTCTGATCAAAACAGCCTGTCCAAAAAACAACAGGCCAGGATGGGACAGATTATGGCGGTCTTCGAAGGCAACCGCAGCCCACCAGCGTTGAAGGAAATTGCTGAACAGTTGCAGATCCCACTGGAGTCAGTGACCTCGCTGTCGCGATTCGCTATTCAGGCAAAACTGTTAATCGAACTGGACCAGGGCTTGCTGCTGGCGTCGACCGTGTTTCAAGAACTATGCTTAGAACTGAAAGAGCTGTTCTCACAACAGCCGGAGCTGTCGGTCGCCGATATCCGCGACCGCTGGCAGGTGACTCGCAAGCACGCCATCCCTTTTCTGGAATACTGCGATCAACAACGAATCACGCTTCGCAACGGAAACATCCGCACGGCTGGCGACGCGTTAAGCTAA
- a CDS encoding response regulator transcription factor: protein MAARTVVSIGQCRPDTAAITHFLKSNFDVEVVSTDLPEDSLAAIRSMDVHLVLINRKLDADYSDGLEILKTLKEDSELADIPVMLVSNFSDWQQIAVDAGATYGFGKAELQSPDTIERVRGVLGLA, encoded by the coding sequence ATGGCTGCCAGAACCGTCGTCAGCATCGGCCAGTGTCGTCCCGACACCGCCGCGATCACTCATTTTTTGAAGTCCAACTTCGATGTCGAAGTGGTCTCCACCGATCTTCCGGAAGACTCGCTTGCCGCGATTCGTTCGATGGATGTGCATCTGGTTTTGATCAACCGAAAGCTGGACGCGGATTACTCCGACGGCCTTGAGATTCTGAAGACGCTGAAGGAAGATTCAGAACTTGCCGACATACCGGTGATGCTGGTGTCCAACTTTTCAGACTGGCAGCAAATTGCTGTCGACGCTGGAGCAACGTATGGGTTTGGCAAGGCCGAACTGCAGTCACCGGACACCATTGAACGTGTCCGCGGCGTTTTGGGGCTGGCGTAA
- a CDS encoding glycoside hydrolase family 13 protein: MPIHTPAWVRDAVFYQIFPDRFARSGRVPFDAPPEPWDSPPTTYGFKGGDLDGVTDRLDYLQDLGVTAIYFCPIFASAANHRYHTYDYMTVDPLLGGNDALRRLLDGAHERDMKIVLDGVFNHASRGFWQFQHVLENGAASPYREWFHFDPARLTHRKPFQPYPSEEAAAELRAGHGSLEAVGYAAWWNLPALPKFNTDCPAVREFLLSVAEYWVQFGIDGWRLDVPNEIDDDSFWGEFRQRVRAINPDTYIVGEVWGEASRWLQGDMWDAVMNYQITAACLGFFGGDKLDLEEARRPSSFSHVRAFSAQEFADQVARVTGMYDPEIVASQLNLLDSHDMPRFVTCCGGDKHALKMAWLFLCTSAGAPCIYYGDEVGVDGAHDPDCRKGFPQNEADWDTNLRDWYADCIALRKAHPATRSTNKTLLQAKDSAVAFLSKADGQNIVSAFNAGTREVLLDLQLPTAQPWNVLLATGPGLELKSTSNGVTLLLPGRSAVVAGA, translated from the coding sequence ATGCCCATTCACACGCCGGCGTGGGTTCGCGACGCCGTCTTCTACCAGATTTTCCCCGACCGGTTTGCTCGCAGCGGTCGCGTTCCTTTCGACGCACCACCTGAACCGTGGGACAGCCCACCCACCACATACGGGTTCAAAGGCGGCGACCTGGACGGTGTGACCGATCGGCTTGACTACCTGCAGGATTTGGGCGTAACAGCGATCTATTTCTGCCCGATCTTCGCTTCCGCCGCGAATCACCGCTACCACACTTACGACTACATGACGGTCGATCCGCTGCTGGGCGGCAACGACGCCTTGCGCCGATTGCTGGATGGAGCTCATGAACGCGATATGAAAATCGTGCTGGACGGCGTGTTCAATCACGCGAGCCGCGGGTTCTGGCAGTTCCAGCACGTTTTAGAAAACGGAGCCGCGTCGCCGTATCGAGAGTGGTTTCACTTTGACCCGGCACGACTGACTCACAGAAAGCCGTTTCAACCTTATCCGTCTGAAGAAGCGGCCGCAGAACTGCGAGCGGGACATGGCAGTTTAGAAGCCGTCGGATATGCCGCGTGGTGGAACCTGCCGGCGCTGCCCAAGTTCAATACCGACTGCCCGGCTGTGCGAGAATTTCTGTTGTCGGTCGCGGAATACTGGGTGCAGTTTGGAATCGATGGTTGGCGACTGGACGTGCCCAACGAAATCGATGACGACAGCTTTTGGGGCGAGTTTCGTCAGCGCGTGCGAGCGATCAATCCGGACACTTACATCGTTGGTGAAGTCTGGGGCGAAGCGTCTCGATGGCTGCAGGGCGACATGTGGGACGCCGTGATGAATTATCAAATCACCGCGGCGTGTCTTGGCTTCTTCGGCGGCGACAAGCTCGATTTAGAGGAAGCTCGCCGACCATCCAGCTTCTCTCACGTCCGAGCGTTCTCAGCGCAGGAATTCGCCGATCAAGTCGCCAGAGTCACTGGCATGTACGATCCGGAAATTGTGGCGTCGCAATTGAATCTTCTGGATAGCCACGACATGCCTCGGTTTGTCACCTGCTGCGGCGGCGATAAACACGCTCTGAAGATGGCATGGCTGTTTCTTTGCACGTCTGCCGGAGCACCCTGCATTTACTACGGTGACGAAGTCGGCGTGGACGGAGCACATGATCCCGATTGCCGCAAGGGGTTTCCTCAGAACGAAGCCGACTGGGACACCAATCTACGCGACTGGTACGCCGACTGCATTGCGTTGCGGAAAGCACATCCCGCGACGCGAAGTACGAACAAGACACTCCTGCAGGCGAAGGATTCCGCCGTCGCTTTTCTGTCGAAGGCAGACGGACAAAACATCGTGTCCGCCTTTAATGCCGGTACCAGAGAAGTTTTATTGGACCTGCAGCTACCGACAGCACAACCCTGGAACGTGCTGCTGGCGACGGGACCTGGCCTTGAACTGAAGTCGACATCCAACGGAGTGACGTTGCTGCTTCCCGGCCGCAGTGCTGTTGTCGCGGGGGCATGA
- a CDS encoding carboxypeptidase-like regulatory domain-containing protein yields the protein MKFALTLALLLSTPCVAQPPIIPADVHAEERESPFRKPWFTQFVFRKLRLPPPTASLNELGYETSQIQGQLLSNSGDPMPGVGVIIMPGPGGVTYSSSPEIYALTDEAGKFHLEADRSQTCVVFHDAEGVT from the coding sequence ATGAAGTTCGCACTCACTTTAGCGCTGCTGTTGTCGACGCCGTGTGTCGCGCAGCCACCGATCATTCCCGCCGATGTGCATGCAGAGGAGCGGGAGTCGCCATTTCGCAAGCCGTGGTTTACCCAATTTGTTTTCAGGAAACTTCGGCTACCGCCACCAACGGCAAGTCTTAATGAGTTGGGCTATGAAACCTCGCAGATTCAAGGGCAACTGCTTAGCAATAGCGGCGACCCCATGCCCGGCGTTGGCGTGATAATAATGCCGGGGCCTGGCGGCGTTACATACAGTAGTAGCCCCGAAATCTATGCACTGACCGATGAAGCAGGGAAATTCCACCTGGAAGCAGATCGCTCCCAGACGTGCGTCGTCTTCCACGACGCTGAGGGCGTCACATAG
- a CDS encoding DUF1501 domain-containing protein: MLSDTGQGFGGLAAAMMLHSDDASAKDITGRRGVVDVLHHPAKAKRVIQLFMGGAASHIDLFDHKPALEKHHGEKSDFGEHVEAFQNGLGPWMKSPFRFSHFGDCGKQLSEVVAPLGDCVDDMAFVHNMVGKTGVHSQATYLQATGFQRPGFPGMGAWVSYGLGTLNENLPTFVVLPDHRGFASNGPKNWGSAFLPASTQGTMIFPQRANPIADLMPNADYITKAGERDGLRLLHQLNSAYNEQREGDSRLEARIRSYELAAKMQLSAPEALDISGESKHTLQMYGLDNPGATYPDVINIPEEAEYFGRKCLIARRLLERGVRFIQIWSGNDNSFPRRNWDSHENIERDHKPLATGMAIGTAALLKDLKQRGLLEDTIVLWTTEFGRMPSTQGSKGRDHNPYVFTNWLCGGGIRPGISYGPSDEWGYKPLDRDHPTEVYDIHATILHQLGIDHKRLTVRHNGIDSRLTDVHGRVIEALV, translated from the coding sequence ATGCTTTCCGACACTGGTCAGGGCTTTGGCGGCCTGGCGGCGGCAATGATGCTGCATTCCGACGATGCTTCCGCGAAAGACATAACCGGTCGTCGCGGCGTGGTTGACGTGCTGCATCACCCGGCCAAAGCCAAACGAGTGATCCAGTTGTTTATGGGTGGTGCGGCCAGCCATATCGATTTGTTCGATCACAAACCGGCTCTCGAAAAGCATCATGGCGAAAAGTCTGACTTCGGCGAACACGTCGAAGCATTCCAGAATGGACTCGGCCCATGGATGAAATCGCCGTTTCGGTTCTCACACTTCGGTGACTGCGGCAAGCAGCTTAGCGAGGTTGTTGCACCGCTGGGTGACTGTGTCGACGACATGGCGTTCGTGCACAACATGGTCGGCAAAACGGGCGTGCACAGTCAGGCGACGTATCTGCAGGCGACCGGTTTTCAACGACCTGGCTTTCCCGGCATGGGCGCGTGGGTGAGTTACGGTCTGGGAACGTTAAACGAAAACCTGCCGACGTTTGTCGTACTGCCCGATCATCGCGGTTTCGCCAGCAACGGCCCCAAAAACTGGGGCTCCGCCTTTTTGCCGGCGAGTACTCAGGGAACGATGATTTTTCCTCAGCGAGCCAATCCGATCGCCGACTTGATGCCCAACGCAGATTACATCACCAAAGCGGGCGAACGTGATGGACTGCGGCTGCTGCATCAACTGAATTCTGCCTACAACGAACAGCGAGAAGGCGATTCGCGGCTGGAAGCAAGAATCCGCAGCTATGAACTGGCCGCAAAAATGCAGTTGAGTGCTCCCGAAGCGCTGGACATTTCCGGCGAATCGAAACACACGCTGCAGATGTACGGGCTGGATAATCCGGGCGCCACCTACCCTGACGTCATCAACATTCCGGAAGAGGCGGAGTACTTTGGCCGCAAGTGTCTGATCGCTCGACGACTGCTGGAACGCGGCGTGAGGTTCATTCAAATCTGGTCCGGCAACGACAACAGCTTTCCGCGCCGAAACTGGGACAGTCACGAAAACATCGAACGCGATCACAAACCGCTGGCCACGGGTATGGCGATCGGTACGGCCGCACTGTTGAAGGACTTAAAGCAACGCGGCTTGCTGGAAGACACCATCGTGTTGTGGACCACCGAATTCGGGCGCATGCCTTCGACTCAGGGAAGCAAAGGCCGCGACCATAATCCTTACGTCTTCACCAACTGGCTGTGCGGCGGCGGCATCCGGCCAGGCATCAGTTACGGTCCCTCAGACGAATGGGGCTACAAGCCCCTGGATCGTGACCACCCGACTGAGGTCTACGACATTCACGCCACGATTCTGCATCAACTGGGCATCGACCACAAACGCCTCACGGTGCGACACAACGGCATCGACAGCCGCCTGACGGACGTGCACGGTCGAGTGATTGAAGCTTTGGTGTGA
- a CDS encoding DUF1553 domain-containing protein, producing MNKIQFRLVLLAVAVCTNAFAEDAGTVAQWRFENSEDLPGEIVGGAEVVDSQLQQPRYPDFASGNKVLQLKAPAWLRIADDAEESQFDFDNGDAVTFEAWVRVDLMTDNVYLMGKGRTGKSGQKALNQNWAFRLRKYKGATCVNFLFRSRKTDDHPGDWHRWTSTEGFSSGSRWHHVAVSYKFGEPESIRGFIDGKEVKGAWDMGGPTKQPPVVDDDDVWIGSSMGGSKGNSLHGAIDNLIIHRRELPRDELLSRFRWTPPPLVAPTIPKGKVVVQLFGPLDSISRIPLVADEPLTEWQQDEMGFVRLPHKYDSWGVREDWGNTLLVRSWMDIELPKGEYQLLARSRGMAQLKIDGKLVLTTPVQKSRAGAHHVVDDLPKVPVQGMRPHAMNVREELATFTSDGKPHRIMYDMILGGPRYRTEFGEACLAIAQADGMFHLLSETSQYPLTDEGWQAFAANESARLDEMDRAARQSENPTLAEYWSKRHSAAKDSLQQNADIPKIDDLIASRIADVNQKAAAQANTPSSADAAFFTEHIQPIFDAHCTRCHGAKEKGGLLVVNRDRLLAGGESGQAAVVPGKPHESYLFELVSAATDDYRMPPKGDGLSAKEVSAVQKWIADGAAMPSDSVKAISQPAIVDDHTFLRRIFIDTVGVPPTLEEANAFLADTADNRREKQIDRLLQDDRWADNWVGYWQDVLAENPNLLKPTLNNTGPFRFWIHEALTDNKPIDRFATELILMRGSTWGGGAAGFSVASQNDVPMAAKSHVIGTAFLGVNMKCARCHDAPYHDWKQADLFQMAAMLDRKDLKLPATSTVPAAFFEKQERQSLIEVSLKVGSDIKAHFPFAELAPQVEEELLLNPNDTREQLAAQVTASRRFAEVIANRIWKRFMGAGLVEPVDDWEGNPPSDPELLAALADTLINVNYDLKQFARSIFTSDVYQRIALDQPSHRERHFAGPYRRRMSAEQIVDSAFHAVGQQMQTEELTMDIEATLPPNTFLNFGQPQRSWEFTTLANERDRPSLALPRIQAVVDVLKAFGWRNSRPEPETDREETPNLIQPGVLSNGTLGIWLTRLTDDSGLTALMLQDQTVDQLVDALFLNVLTRPPTDAEKDQFVKLLTPGYENRIIPQALLTPPDAPPRFRHVSWSNHLNIEANVIKVQMQELVRQGPPATRYLASEWRERAEDAVWSLLNSPEMVLVP from the coding sequence ATGAACAAAATTCAATTCCGCCTGGTTCTTCTTGCAGTGGCCGTCTGCACGAATGCTTTCGCTGAAGACGCCGGCACCGTCGCGCAGTGGCGTTTCGAAAATTCGGAAGACCTGCCTGGTGAAATTGTGGGAGGTGCGGAAGTTGTGGATTCGCAACTGCAGCAGCCGAGATATCCGGACTTCGCCAGCGGTAACAAAGTACTGCAACTGAAGGCTCCGGCGTGGCTTCGCATTGCGGACGATGCTGAGGAATCACAATTCGATTTCGACAACGGCGACGCTGTCACGTTCGAAGCGTGGGTGCGAGTGGACTTGATGACGGACAATGTCTACCTCATGGGCAAGGGCCGGACAGGTAAGTCTGGCCAAAAAGCATTGAACCAAAACTGGGCGTTCCGACTTCGCAAGTACAAAGGTGCGACGTGCGTCAACTTTCTGTTTCGCAGCCGAAAGACAGACGACCATCCCGGCGACTGGCATCGCTGGACGTCAACAGAAGGTTTCTCGTCAGGCAGTCGTTGGCACCATGTCGCTGTCAGCTACAAGTTCGGTGAACCGGAAAGCATTCGAGGCTTCATCGACGGTAAAGAAGTGAAGGGAGCCTGGGACATGGGCGGTCCCACTAAACAGCCGCCTGTTGTCGACGACGATGACGTGTGGATTGGTTCATCGATGGGCGGGTCGAAGGGCAATTCACTTCACGGGGCAATCGACAACCTCATCATTCACCGCCGGGAACTTCCACGCGACGAACTACTGTCACGCTTTCGATGGACCCCGCCGCCGCTGGTAGCGCCGACAATTCCCAAAGGCAAGGTTGTCGTGCAGTTGTTCGGCCCGCTCGATTCGATTAGCCGCATTCCTCTTGTAGCAGACGAGCCGTTAACCGAATGGCAGCAGGATGAAATGGGATTCGTCCGACTGCCTCACAAATACGATTCGTGGGGCGTGCGAGAAGACTGGGGCAATACGCTGTTGGTTCGATCGTGGATGGATATCGAATTGCCGAAGGGCGAATACCAACTGCTGGCCCGTTCGCGAGGAATGGCGCAACTGAAAATCGACGGCAAACTGGTGCTGACCACACCCGTACAAAAAAGCCGGGCTGGAGCTCACCATGTGGTCGATGACCTGCCGAAGGTTCCGGTGCAGGGCATGAGACCTCATGCAATGAATGTGCGCGAAGAACTGGCCACGTTCACCAGCGACGGCAAGCCGCATCGCATCATGTACGACATGATTCTCGGCGGCCCAAGGTATCGCACGGAATTCGGCGAAGCATGTCTGGCGATCGCTCAGGCAGACGGCATGTTTCACCTGCTGTCGGAAACGTCGCAGTATCCTTTAACGGACGAAGGCTGGCAGGCATTCGCTGCCAACGAATCGGCTCGACTGGACGAAATGGATCGCGCAGCGCGGCAGTCTGAAAATCCCACGCTGGCCGAATACTGGTCGAAGCGACATTCAGCGGCCAAGGATTCGTTACAACAGAACGCAGACATCCCCAAAATCGACGATCTCATTGCCAGCCGCATCGCAGACGTCAATCAAAAGGCGGCCGCTCAGGCAAACACGCCGTCCAGTGCTGACGCCGCCTTCTTCACGGAACACATTCAGCCCATCTTCGACGCTCATTGCACTCGTTGCCACGGCGCAAAAGAAAAGGGTGGGCTGCTGGTTGTAAATCGCGATCGCCTGCTGGCTGGTGGCGAATCCGGCCAGGCGGCCGTCGTGCCAGGTAAGCCGCACGAAAGCTATTTGTTCGAACTGGTCAGCGCAGCCACCGACGATTACCGCATGCCGCCGAAGGGCGACGGACTCTCAGCGAAAGAAGTCAGCGCTGTACAGAAGTGGATCGCCGATGGAGCCGCCATGCCGTCAGATAGTGTGAAGGCGATTTCGCAACCCGCCATCGTTGACGACCACACCTTCCTGCGGCGAATTTTTATCGACACAGTTGGTGTGCCGCCGACACTGGAAGAAGCAAACGCCTTTCTTGCTGATACGGCAGACAACCGCCGTGAAAAACAAATCGATCGACTGCTGCAGGATGACCGTTGGGCCGACAACTGGGTTGGTTACTGGCAGGACGTGCTGGCTGAGAATCCGAATTTGCTAAAACCGACGCTCAACAATACGGGCCCGTTTCGTTTTTGGATTCACGAAGCTTTAACGGACAACAAACCGATCGACCGCTTCGCTACAGAATTGATCCTGATGCGAGGCAGCACGTGGGGCGGCGGTGCGGCAGGCTTTTCAGTGGCGTCACAAAACGATGTGCCGATGGCCGCCAAGTCGCACGTGATTGGAACCGCTTTCTTAGGCGTCAACATGAAGTGTGCCCGCTGTCACGATGCTCCGTATCACGACTGGAAGCAGGCGGATTTGTTCCAGATGGCTGCCATGCTGGATCGTAAAGATCTGAAGCTGCCAGCGACCAGCACGGTGCCAGCCGCCTTCTTCGAAAAACAGGAACGTCAGTCGTTGATTGAAGTCAGCCTGAAGGTTGGTTCGGACATCAAAGCTCACTTCCCGTTCGCAGAACTGGCGCCACAGGTTGAAGAAGAACTGCTACTGAACCCGAACGACACGCGAGAACAACTGGCCGCTCAGGTGACGGCGTCACGGCGTTTTGCCGAAGTGATCGCCAACCGGATCTGGAAACGGTTTATGGGAGCCGGGCTGGTCGAACCGGTCGACGACTGGGAAGGCAACCCGCCGTCCGACCCGGAGCTCCTTGCCGCGCTGGCAGACACGCTTATCAACGTAAACTACGACCTGAAACAATTCGCGCGATCAATCTTCACCAGTGACGTCTACCAACGGATCGCCCTCGACCAGCCCAGCCATCGCGAACGCCACTTCGCCGGTCCGTACCGACGCCGCATGTCGGCGGAACAGATCGTGGATTCTGCGTTTCATGCCGTCGGCCAGCAAATGCAGACCGAAGAGCTAACGATGGATATTGAAGCCACGTTACCGCCCAACACCTTTCTGAACTTTGGCCAGCCGCAGCGATCCTGGGAATTCACAACGCTCGCGAACGAACGTGACCGCCCCAGCTTAGCATTGCCAAGAATCCAGGCGGTGGTCGACGTCTTAAAAGCCTTCGGTTGGCGTAATTCCAGACCGGAACCAGAAACAGATCGCGAAGAAACGCCGAACCTAATTCAGCCAGGAGTGCTGTCCAACGGAACGCTTGGCATCTGGCTGACTCGACTGACCGACGACAGCGGTCTCACGGCGTTAATGCTTCAGGACCAGACGGTTGATCAACTGGTCGATGCTCTGTTTCTTAACGTCTTAACACGTCCGCCAACCGACGCCGAAAAGGATCAGTTCGTAAAACTGCTGACGCCCGGATATGAAAATCGAATCATTCCACAAGCACTGCTCACGCCGCCGGACGCGCCGCCACGGTTCCGCCATGTGTCGTGGTCGAACCACCTGAACATTGAAGCGAACGTAATCAAGGTCCAGATGCAGGAACTGGTCCGTCAGGGACCGCCCGCCACTCGGTACCTCGCGTCAGAATGGCGAGAACGAGCGGAAGATGCGGTTTGGTCCTTGTTGAATAGTCCGGAAATGGTGCTGGTACCATGA